TTCATCCGAACAGCAAAGCCGTGGCCCGGGCATCGATCTGGGCCTGGCAGCAGAGCACGCCCGAAACCGCCAGCCAGCGTTACATCCGCCTGAACAGCGTCGGCAGTTCGCTGTTCCGCCAGGACATGACCTGGCTGGGCGACATGCGCTACCCCGAGCGCTGCGCAGGAATTTTCCTGCCCAAGGCTGAATGCCCCGAGAGCTTGTCCCGTGTGGTTGAGCGCTTGCTGGAGTGGAACCCAGAACTGCAAATCGTCGCCATCATCGAGACCGCCAAGGGCTTGCATCAGGTCGAGGCGATTGCCGCGATTCCCGGCCTGGCGCGGCTGGCATTCGGCTCGCTGGATTTCTCCCTGGACATCGACTGCAGCCAGATTCCCGAGGCGTTTCTGTTCGCCCGCAATCGCATCGTGCTGGCGTCGCGGATTGCCGGTTTGCCGGCGCCGATCGATGGTGTGACCCCGGCCATCAGCGACATGGCGCTGGTCGAGCGCGACTCGCGTTATGCCCGGTCGCTGGGGTTCGGCGCCAAGTTGTGTATCCATCCGTCGCAAATCGCCACGGTGCAGAAAGCGTATCTGCCCAACGCCCGCCAACTGGCGTGGGCGGACCGGGTCCTGAACGCCGTGGCCGGGGGCAGTTATGCGGTGCAGGTGGACGGC
This genomic window from Pseudomonas kribbensis contains:
- a CDS encoding HpcH/HpaI aldolase/citrate lyase family protein, with the translated sequence MTVRHSTNATLPISYLFVPGNRPERFSKAVEAGPDAIILDLEDAVHPNSKAVARASIWAWQQSTPETASQRYIRLNSVGSSLFRQDMTWLGDMRYPERCAGIFLPKAECPESLSRVVERLLEWNPELQIVAIIETAKGLHQVEAIAAIPGLARLAFGSLDFSLDIDCSQIPEAFLFARNRIVLASRIAGLPAPIDGVTPAISDMALVERDSRYARSLGFGAKLCIHPSQIATVQKAYLPNARQLAWADRVLNAVAGGSYAVQVDGEMVDLPLIEQAQRLRDMASQYALVANADAC